One Sphingomonas sp. LHG3406-1 genomic window carries:
- a CDS encoding TonB-dependent siderophore receptor, with protein MRSLARALAGATLLVVPAMPSLAAGKEVATGVTGTGTGTGEQDAAQVITVTGSRDEYGVKSTITGTKTSTPLRNIPQAISIVSEAQIEDQSLRSVADLLMFVPGATPGTGEANRDQLTLRGNNTTADFFVDGLRDDAQYFRDFYNLDRVEVLKGPNAMIFGRGGGGGVINRVTKRAGLSDDRQFIISHDSEGGTRVTGDDNVRLGGALGLRVNGVWEYGDSFRRDVDLKRYGINPTLGWQPGADTRVDLSYEYFHDRRTTDRGIPSVNRRPLEGFDRDFFGDPDNSYSDADVQIATLAVEQKFGANLLLRHRTQLADYDKFYVNVFPSSNANSGTVSLGAYSSRNDRRNLISQTDLVWDGNLAGIDQTWLAGFELGRQKSRNQRLSATGAGSTTLADPTVERTLAFFRSSSDADNRTRATVAAAYLQTQIKPAQWLELVAGVRFDRFRLKVEDERTAVPTFARTDELVSPRLGLVLKPRRNLSLYTSYSRSYLPQSGDQFGGLTQASAALKPERFDNIEAGAKWELLDGLLATAALYQLDRKNTQAPNPIVGQPNLLTGATRTRGLELGLERSVASRLQVSAGYAWQDSEIRRTTSAAPAGRTVPLVPRHSVSLWTKYQATRDFAAGLGLLARSKSFASLGGSGPVSTATVLPGYARLDGALYYKVTRGIEAQLNVENITNRDYFPTAHNDNNIAPGAPRTARLSLKAEF; from the coding sequence GTGCGTAGCCTTGCTCGCGCCCTTGCTGGCGCCACCCTCCTCGTCGTGCCTGCGATGCCTAGCCTTGCCGCGGGCAAGGAAGTCGCGACCGGCGTGACCGGGACCGGGACCGGGACCGGCGAGCAGGATGCCGCGCAGGTCATCACCGTCACCGGCAGCCGCGATGAATATGGGGTCAAATCGACCATCACCGGGACCAAGACCAGCACGCCGCTCCGCAACATTCCGCAGGCGATCTCGATCGTGTCCGAAGCGCAGATCGAGGATCAGTCGCTTCGCTCGGTCGCCGACCTTCTGATGTTCGTGCCCGGCGCGACCCCCGGCACCGGCGAGGCCAACCGCGACCAGCTGACGCTTCGCGGCAACAACACCACCGCCGACTTCTTCGTCGACGGCCTGCGCGACGACGCCCAATATTTCCGCGACTTCTACAACCTCGACCGGGTCGAGGTGCTCAAGGGGCCGAACGCGATGATCTTCGGTCGCGGCGGCGGCGGCGGCGTGATCAACCGCGTGACCAAGCGTGCCGGTCTCAGTGATGATCGCCAGTTCATCATCAGCCACGACAGCGAAGGCGGCACCCGGGTCACCGGCGACGACAACGTCCGCCTCGGCGGCGCGCTCGGCCTGCGAGTCAACGGCGTGTGGGAATATGGCGACAGCTTCCGTCGCGACGTCGACCTCAAGCGCTATGGCATCAACCCGACGCTCGGCTGGCAGCCCGGCGCCGATACCCGGGTCGATCTCTCGTACGAATATTTCCACGATCGCCGGACCACCGACCGCGGCATCCCTTCGGTCAACCGCCGGCCGCTTGAAGGTTTCGACCGCGACTTCTTCGGGGACCCGGACAACAGCTATTCCGACGCCGACGTTCAGATCGCCACTTTGGCCGTCGAACAGAAGTTCGGCGCCAACCTGCTGCTCCGCCACCGGACGCAATTGGCCGATTATGACAAATTCTACGTCAACGTCTTCCCAAGCTCGAACGCCAACAGCGGCACGGTTTCGCTCGGCGCCTACAGCAGCCGCAACGACCGCCGGAACCTGATCAGCCAGACGGACCTCGTGTGGGACGGCAATCTCGCCGGGATCGACCAGACCTGGCTGGCCGGTTTCGAACTCGGGCGGCAGAAGAGCCGCAACCAGCGCCTGTCCGCTACCGGCGCCGGCAGCACCACTCTCGCCGACCCGACCGTCGAAAGGACGCTGGCCTTCTTCCGCTCTTCCAGCGACGCCGACAACCGCACTCGCGCCACCGTTGCCGCCGCCTATCTCCAGACGCAGATCAAGCCAGCACAGTGGCTGGAGCTGGTCGCTGGTGTTCGCTTCGACCGGTTCCGCCTCAAGGTGGAGGACGAGCGCACGGCCGTTCCGACCTTCGCCCGAACCGACGAGCTGGTGTCCCCGCGGCTCGGCCTGGTGCTGAAGCCGCGTCGCAACCTGTCCCTCTACACCAGCTACTCGCGCTCTTACCTGCCCCAGTCCGGCGACCAGTTCGGCGGGCTGACCCAGGCCAGCGCGGCGCTCAAGCCCGAGCGGTTCGACAATATCGAGGCGGGCGCCAAGTGGGAGCTGCTCGACGGCCTGCTCGCCACCGCCGCCCTTTACCAGCTCGATCGGAAGAACACGCAGGCGCCGAACCCGATCGTGGGCCAGCCGAACCTGCTGACGGGCGCCACCCGCACCCGCGGGCTGGAGCTGGGGCTCGAGCGGAGCGTCGCGTCGCGGCTGCAGGTGTCGGCCGGCTATGCCTGGCAGGACAGCGAGATCCGCCGCACCACCTCCGCGGCCCCGGCCGGCCGCACCGTGCCGCTGGTGCCGAGGCACAGCGTCTCGCTGTGGACCAAATATCAGGCGACACGCGACTTCGCCGCCGGTCTCGGCCTGCTTGCCCGCTCGAAGAGCTTTGCCTCGCTCGGCGGTTCGGGCCCGGTCAGCACCGCCACCGTCCTCCCCGGCTACGCCCGGCTCGACGGTGCCCTCTACTACAAGGTGACCAGGGGCATCGAAGCGCAGCTCAACGTCGAGAACATCACCAACCGCGACTATTTCCCGACCGCCCACAACGACAACAACATCGCCCCGGGCGCGCCCCGCACGGCGCGGTTGAGCCTGAAGGCGGAGTTCTAG
- a CDS encoding thioredoxin domain-containing protein: MNKRFLAAAASLLALGATACNQQPAAQNDSPAVAPVQAPNGDWSKLVTQTTEGGMLMGNPQAKVKVVEFGSMSCHVCAEFATTDEPKLVEQYVKTGNVSFEFRNFVRDSLDITMSLVTRCAGATPQFFALTNGMYAEQKNFFDRIQAVPEAELQGLQNQPPAQQFQRMAQLAGIQEWAAQRGLPSGRTSQCLANQAEIDRLVQMNSDASSSYDIPGTPTFLVNGEEVKPGSGQTNWAALEEAIRGAL, encoded by the coding sequence ATGAACAAGCGTTTTCTTGCCGCTGCGGCCAGCTTGCTCGCGCTCGGTGCAACGGCCTGCAACCAGCAGCCCGCGGCGCAGAACGACAGCCCGGCCGTCGCGCCGGTCCAGGCCCCGAACGGCGACTGGTCCAAGCTGGTCACCCAGACCACCGAGGGCGGCATGCTGATGGGCAACCCGCAGGCCAAGGTGAAGGTGGTCGAGTTCGGCTCGATGAGCTGCCACGTCTGCGCAGAATTCGCGACCACCGACGAACCGAAGCTGGTCGAGCAATATGTGAAGACCGGCAACGTCAGCTTCGAATTCCGCAACTTCGTGCGCGACTCGCTCGACATCACCATGTCGCTGGTCACCCGCTGCGCCGGCGCGACCCCGCAATTCTTCGCCCTCACCAATGGCATGTATGCGGAGCAGAAGAATTTCTTCGACCGCATCCAGGCGGTGCCCGAGGCCGAGCTTCAGGGCCTCCAGAACCAGCCCCCGGCGCAGCAGTTCCAGCGCATGGCGCAGCTTGCCGGAATCCAGGAATGGGCGGCCCAGCGCGGCCTGCCGTCGGGCCGGACCAGCCAGTGCCTCGCCAACCAGGCGGAGATCGACCGGCTGGTGCAGATGAACAGCGACGCCTCGTCCAGCTACGACATTCCGGGCACTCCGACCTTCCTCGTCAACGGCGAGGAGGTGAAGCCGGGCTCGGGCCAGACCAACTGGGCCGCGCTGGAGGAAGCCATCAGGGGCGCGCTCTGA
- a CDS encoding UdgX family uracil-DNA binding protein (This protein belongs to the uracil DNA glycosylase superfamily, members of which act in excision repair of DNA. However, it belongs more specifically to UdgX branch, whose founding member was found to bind uracil in DNA (where it does not belong), without cleaving it, appears to promote DNA repair by a pathway involving RecA, rather than base excision.), which translates to MSDANGRSGNPADLFAPAHGLSGRAGVLLPDGPQIDPLKIILDEADDFDGWRDAARELVMAGVPPMGVYWQVRGEDGELFGSEGAPPPAGGEPMFSVPKPFIDLARAAICHSDPQRFALLYTMLWKLKGNRRALEDRADPLVDRLERLAKEVRRDAHKMHAFVRFREVEEEGATRFVAFFEPDHHIVRREAGFFVRRFATMRWSILTPALSIHWDPATETLSEGPGASRADAPDGDPLEETWRTYYASIFNPARLKVKAMLKEMPKKYWRNMPETALVAPLIAGARARELEMIERARSQPKPGGNIDAAWAALREEAGSCTRCDLYKCGTQTVFGEGPLDARILFVGEQPGDQEDLAGRPFVGPAGQLFDAALEKAGIDRSTTYVTNAVKHFKFVLRGKKRIHSKPDTAEIEACRWWQEQERALIRPPLTVALGATAARSLTGKTLTITKAREAPLVLADGSECWVTIHPSFLLRIPEEERRREERARFVEDLVRIRERMEALA; encoded by the coding sequence ATGAGCGATGCCAATGGCCGAAGCGGCAACCCGGCCGACCTGTTTGCCCCGGCCCACGGGCTGAGCGGCCGCGCGGGCGTGCTGCTGCCGGACGGTCCGCAGATCGACCCGCTCAAGATCATCCTCGACGAGGCGGACGATTTCGACGGCTGGCGCGATGCCGCGCGCGAGCTGGTGATGGCCGGCGTGCCGCCGATGGGCGTCTATTGGCAGGTGCGTGGAGAGGATGGCGAATTGTTCGGCAGCGAGGGCGCGCCGCCGCCGGCCGGGGGCGAGCCGATGTTCTCGGTGCCCAAGCCGTTCATCGACCTCGCCAGGGCGGCGATCTGCCATTCCGACCCGCAGCGCTTCGCCCTGCTCTACACCATGCTGTGGAAGCTGAAGGGCAATCGCCGCGCGCTGGAGGATCGCGCCGACCCGCTGGTCGACCGGCTGGAACGCCTCGCCAAGGAAGTGCGCCGCGACGCGCACAAGATGCACGCGTTCGTCCGCTTCCGCGAGGTGGAGGAGGAAGGCGCCACCCGCTTCGTCGCCTTCTTCGAGCCCGACCATCATATCGTCCGGCGCGAGGCGGGCTTCTTCGTCCGACGCTTCGCGACCATGCGCTGGTCGATCCTCACTCCCGCGCTCTCCATCCACTGGGACCCGGCCACGGAGACCCTCAGCGAAGGACCGGGGGCGAGCCGTGCTGACGCGCCCGACGGCGACCCGCTCGAGGAGACGTGGCGGACCTACTACGCCAGCATCTTCAACCCGGCGCGCCTCAAGGTGAAAGCGATGCTGAAGGAGATGCCCAAGAAATACTGGCGCAACATGCCCGAGACCGCGCTCGTTGCCCCCCTGATCGCGGGGGCGCGGGCACGGGAGCTGGAGATGATCGAACGGGCCAGGAGCCAGCCCAAGCCGGGCGGCAACATCGACGCGGCCTGGGCCGCGCTGCGCGAGGAGGCCGGCTCCTGTACCCGCTGTGACCTCTACAAATGCGGTACGCAGACGGTGTTCGGCGAAGGTCCGCTCGACGCGCGAATCCTGTTCGTCGGCGAGCAGCCGGGCGACCAGGAGGATCTGGCCGGACGACCCTTCGTCGGGCCGGCGGGACAATTGTTCGATGCCGCGCTGGAGAAGGCGGGCATCGATCGCTCGACCACCTACGTCACCAATGCGGTCAAGCACTTCAAGTTCGTCCTGCGTGGCAAGAAGCGCATCCATTCCAAGCCCGACACCGCCGAGATCGAGGCCTGCCGCTGGTGGCAGGAACAGGAACGCGCCCTGATCCGCCCGCCGCTGACGGTCGCGCTCGGAGCGACGGCGGCGCGCTCGCTGACCGGCAAGACCCTGACCATCACCAAGGCGCGCGAGGCGCCATTGGTGCTGGCCGACGGTAGCGAATGCTGGGTGACGATCCACCCCAGCTTCCTGCTCCGCATCCCCGAGGAAGAGCGCCGCCGCGAGGAGCGGGCGCGCTTCGTCGAAGATCTGGTGCGGATCCGCGAACGGATGGAGGCGCTGGCCTAG
- a CDS encoding DUF721 domain-containing protein, which yields MSKKKPTTPTEAPRQGRARAAGELALDIGGVAFKRFGFVQGAVVARWGEIVGERYAKVSTPESIRFPAGKKSGGTLTLAVQGAHAPLIQHLAPMIMERVNLFFGYEAVAKIVFRQGTAGIKAAPRPERPRPVPVPRELGDGLREIADPELRTMLESLAGKIAAAEGPPTIVAAPFTLGKPASRSDQDL from the coding sequence ATGTCGAAGAAAAAGCCCACCACGCCGACCGAGGCGCCGCGCCAGGGCCGCGCCCGCGCGGCCGGCGAGCTTGCGCTCGACATCGGGGGGGTCGCCTTCAAGCGCTTCGGCTTCGTCCAGGGGGCGGTGGTCGCCCGTTGGGGCGAGATCGTCGGCGAGCGCTACGCCAAGGTCTCCACCCCCGAATCGATCCGCTTCCCCGCCGGCAAGAAGAGCGGCGGGACGCTGACCCTCGCCGTCCAGGGCGCCCACGCCCCGCTGATCCAGCATCTCGCGCCGATGATCATGGAGCGGGTCAACCTCTTCTTCGGCTACGAGGCGGTGGCGAAGATCGTCTTCCGCCAGGGCACCGCCGGCATCAAGGCCGCGCCCAGGCCCGAGCGCCCGCGCCCCGTCCCCGTCCCGCGCGAGCTCGGCGACGGCCTGCGCGAGATCGCCGATCCCGAGCTTCGCACCATGCTCGAAAGCCTTGCGGGCAAGATCGCCGCGGCCGAAGGTCCGCCGACCATCGTCGCCGCTCCCTTCACCTTAGGAAAACCCGCCTCACGGAGTGATCAGGACTTATGA
- a CDS encoding putative DNA modification/repair radical SAM protein, producing the protein MAQLDTREKLGILADAAKYDASCASSGTSKRNSVGGKGIGSTEGMGICHAYAPDGRCISLLKILLTNSCIFDCHYCINRKSSNVRRARFTAQEVVQLTLAFYKRNYIEGLFLSSGIIASSNYTMEQLVEVARSLREDHDFRGYIHLKTIPDADPELVRLAGLYADRVSINVELPTASGLKRLAPEKSEPQIEGAMLGMKGAIEDGKDARKKYRSAPSFAPAGQSTQMIVGADAATDGDIVRKASTLYDRFSLRRVYYSAFSPIPDASAVLPLQRPPLMREHRLYQSDWLMRFYGFKPEEVVSAAEPDGMLPLDIDPKLAWALKFREHFPVDVNRASREQLLRVPGLGTKAVERILKSRRFRTFTLDDVARLTVSVAKIRPFIVTSDWRPTLLTDKADLKRWIKPEKNQLELFAA; encoded by the coding sequence ATGGCGCAGCTCGACACTCGCGAGAAGCTTGGGATCCTCGCGGACGCGGCCAAATATGACGCGAGCTGCGCCTCGTCGGGCACGTCCAAGCGCAACAGCGTCGGTGGCAAGGGCATCGGCTCGACCGAAGGCATGGGCATTTGCCACGCCTATGCCCCGGACGGGCGCTGCATCAGCCTGCTCAAGATCCTGCTGACCAACAGCTGCATCTTCGACTGCCATTATTGCATCAACCGCAAGAGCTCGAACGTGCGGCGCGCGCGCTTCACGGCGCAGGAAGTCGTCCAGCTCACCCTCGCCTTCTACAAGCGCAACTATATCGAGGGGCTGTTCCTCTCCTCGGGCATCATCGCTTCGTCCAACTATACGATGGAGCAATTGGTCGAGGTGGCGCGGAGCCTGCGCGAGGACCATGATTTCCGCGGCTACATCCACCTCAAGACCATTCCCGACGCCGATCCCGAACTGGTGCGGCTGGCCGGCCTCTACGCCGACCGCGTCTCGATCAACGTCGAGCTTCCGACCGCGAGCGGGCTGAAGCGCCTGGCGCCAGAGAAGAGCGAGCCCCAGATCGAAGGCGCGATGCTCGGCATGAAAGGGGCGATCGAGGACGGGAAGGACGCCAGGAAGAAGTATCGTTCGGCGCCGAGCTTCGCCCCGGCCGGCCAGTCGACCCAGATGATCGTCGGGGCCGATGCCGCGACCGACGGCGACATCGTCCGCAAGGCGAGCACGCTCTACGACCGGTTCAGCCTTCGCCGGGTCTATTATTCGGCCTTCTCGCCTATTCCCGACGCCAGCGCGGTGCTGCCGCTGCAGCGTCCGCCGCTGATGCGCGAACATCGGCTCTACCAGTCCGACTGGCTGATGCGCTTCTACGGCTTCAAGCCCGAGGAGGTGGTCAGCGCGGCCGAGCCCGACGGCATGCTCCCGCTCGACATCGACCCGAAGCTCGCCTGGGCGCTCAAGTTCCGCGAACATTTTCCGGTCGACGTGAACCGCGCCAGCCGCGAGCAATTGCTGCGCGTGCCGGGGCTCGGCACCAAGGCAGTCGAGCGCATCCTGAAGTCGCGCCGCTTCCGCACCTTCACGCTCGACGACGTCGCTCGGCTGACGGTCAGCGTCGCCAAGATCCGGCCGTTCATCGTCACCAGCGACTGGCGGCCGACCCTGCTGACCGACAAGGCCGACCTCAAGCGCTGGATCAAGCCGGAGAAGAACCAGCTCGAGCTGTTCGCGGCCTGA
- a CDS encoding A/G-specific adenine glycosylase, translated as MDATAAGLLLDHYRRHKRDLPWREEPRVPYRTWLSEVMLQQTTVATVTPRFLRFLHRWPTVEALAAASDEEILGEWAGLGYYARARNLIACARAVAARGGFPETEAELRKLPGLGAYTAAAVAALAFGEDAVPLDTNVERVVARMFGIADRRALPEAASGWFPAGAHGAFAEALMDLGAAICRPRAPRCDACPVAAHCAARALGTPELFPAPKVKKERPHRFGLAWWVRRGDDVWLVRRPESGLLGGMAALPGPEWSEQRPAANPLAIHRHGFTHFTLDLMVVPKAEPPASEGWWQPLDRLAEAGLPTLYRRAAEAALAAEREPRLAA; from the coding sequence ATGGACGCTACCGCGGCGGGGCTGCTGCTCGACCATTATCGCCGGCACAAGCGCGACCTGCCGTGGCGGGAGGAGCCGCGGGTGCCCTATCGCACCTGGCTGAGCGAGGTGATGCTGCAGCAGACGACGGTGGCGACGGTCACCCCGCGCTTCCTCCGCTTCCTCCATCGCTGGCCGACGGTCGAGGCACTGGCGGCCGCGAGCGACGAGGAGATCCTCGGCGAATGGGCGGGGCTCGGCTATTATGCGCGGGCCCGCAACCTCATCGCCTGCGCCCGTGCGGTGGCGGCACGCGGCGGCTTTCCGGAGACCGAGGCGGAGCTGCGCAAGCTGCCGGGGCTCGGCGCCTATACGGCGGCGGCGGTGGCCGCGCTTGCCTTCGGCGAGGATGCGGTGCCGCTCGACACCAACGTCGAGCGCGTGGTGGCGCGGATGTTCGGCATCGCCGACCGGCGGGCGCTGCCCGAGGCTGCCAGCGGCTGGTTTCCGGCCGGCGCGCATGGCGCTTTCGCCGAAGCGCTGATGGACCTCGGCGCCGCCATCTGCCGCCCGAGGGCGCCGCGCTGCGATGCCTGCCCGGTTGCGGCGCACTGCGCGGCGCGGGCGCTCGGGACTCCCGAGCTGTTCCCGGCACCCAAGGTGAAGAAGGAGCGGCCGCATCGTTTCGGCCTCGCCTGGTGGGTGCGCCGGGGTGACGACGTCTGGCTGGTGCGAAGGCCGGAATCGGGGCTTCTCGGCGGCATGGCCGCCTTGCCCGGACCGGAGTGGAGCGAGCAACGGCCCGCGGCCAATCCGCTCGCCATCCACCGCCATGGCTTCACCCATTTCACCCTCGACCTGATGGTTGTGCCGAAAGCCGAGCCGCCGGCCAGCGAAGGCTGGTGGCAGCCGCTCGACCGGCTGGCCGAGGCCGGGCTGCCGACCCTCTATCGCCGTGCCGCCGAAGCGGCGCTGGCCGCCGAACGGGAGCCGCGCCTTGCCGCCTGA
- the smc gene encoding chromosome segregation protein SMC has protein sequence MRFRRLKLTGFKSFVEPADLRIEPGLTGVVGPNGCGKSNLLEALRWVMGEGSPKSLRGGGMEDVIFAGTAQRPARDFAEVSLLVERDSDESEVTRRIERGAGSAYRIDGRDVRQKDVALLFADAATGAHSPALVSQGRIGAVIAAKPAERRQMLEEAAGIAGLHVRRKDAEQKLRATEANLQRLDELLGDQEQRVSALKRQARAAERYRALTERIRLAEGRLLYSRWAEADAAAVAAGREADAAMAEVALLSRKLDEAQAAQAAGAALVAERRQAATHAREEGQELAHRLATARASLDTARRRLVELDRLAAQLATERSREAALRQDAQQAIAALAAEMEAIAWRLAAGDSRQAELAIALNRAEEENRAAEAALAALLTREAALRAERQVAVAALNAARSHQARLNNERDGLERALAALGSGDALADQVAAAKAAVETATEAGAAAEQAIASAEKERVEAGTARDAADLRLSQARAAHGAATSEIAALDRALSSAPGRGVLAQLTVAPGFEKALAAALGDDLGAPVGADGDRGWAGVAADAADPPLADGLISLATRVEAPAELARRLAQIGVADADEGQPLKVGQRLVTREGRMRRWDGFVSSGTGSAAAERLERANRLAALRADLPALAQAHDEARAAHEQAAARVVAAARAIDSARSALAQAEARLRQARRDEDSAAAAADRQAQQRESLEKRLTELAPVVAAAVSAVREAEAVLAALPAEDLLAGAVAEARAAAAERGRQLADRRADLATAARAAAADRDRQLAAAGEQAAWKERAAAAERRVEDTAVRGERIAAERAALEQEPERLTGEVARIEQAAAGSGALLSAALTAEREAETALAEVGAALARANEAMASARETRAAAAARAEGQVARRIEYGRVCGEKFECPPPLLPQKLGFDPQDLTDASAESASLERLSADRERIGPVNLVAEQELAELEAARLQGAAERDELQEAIHRLRGSIGSLNREGRVRLLAAFEAVDRHFRSLFTTLFDGGQAHLALIDSDDPLEAGLEIMAQPPGKRLTALTLLSGGEQALTAVALIFALFLTKPSPICVLDEVDAPLDDANVERFCDLLVRMTAETDTRYLIVTHNAVTMSRMHRLYGVTMVEKGVSRIVSVDLGGAEQLLAAE, from the coding sequence GTGCGGTTCCGCCGCCTCAAGCTGACCGGCTTCAAGAGCTTCGTCGAACCGGCCGACCTTCGGATCGAGCCGGGGCTGACGGGCGTCGTCGGTCCCAACGGCTGCGGCAAGTCGAACCTTCTGGAAGCCCTCCGCTGGGTGATGGGCGAAGGCAGCCCCAAGTCGCTTCGCGGCGGCGGCATGGAGGACGTCATCTTCGCCGGCACCGCGCAGCGGCCGGCCCGCGACTTCGCCGAAGTGTCGCTGCTGGTCGAGCGTGATTCCGACGAGAGCGAGGTCACCCGCCGGATCGAACGGGGCGCCGGTTCGGCCTACCGGATCGACGGCCGCGACGTCCGCCAGAAGGACGTCGCCCTGCTGTTCGCCGACGCCGCCACCGGCGCCCACTCCCCTGCCCTCGTCAGCCAGGGCCGGATCGGCGCGGTGATCGCCGCCAAGCCGGCCGAACGCCGCCAGATGCTCGAGGAAGCGGCGGGCATCGCGGGCCTCCACGTCCGCCGCAAGGATGCCGAACAGAAGCTCCGCGCGACCGAAGCCAATCTCCAGCGGCTCGACGAACTGCTCGGCGACCAGGAGCAGCGCGTCTCGGCCCTGAAGCGCCAGGCCCGCGCAGCCGAACGCTACCGGGCGCTGACCGAGCGGATCAGGCTCGCCGAGGGCCGCCTCCTCTACAGCCGCTGGGCCGAGGCCGATGCCGCTGCGGTCGCCGCCGGGCGCGAGGCCGATGCCGCCATGGCCGAGGTCGCGCTCCTCTCCCGCAAGCTCGACGAGGCCCAGGCCGCGCAGGCCGCCGGCGCCGCACTGGTCGCCGAGCGGCGGCAGGCCGCGACCCATGCCCGCGAGGAAGGGCAGGAACTCGCCCACCGGCTGGCCACCGCCCGCGCCTCGCTCGACACGGCGCGGCGTCGGCTGGTCGAGCTCGACCGCCTCGCCGCCCAGCTCGCCACCGAACGCAGCCGCGAAGCCGCGCTCCGGCAGGATGCCCAGCAGGCGATCGCCGCCCTCGCCGCGGAGATGGAGGCGATCGCCTGGCGGCTTGCGGCGGGCGACAGCCGTCAGGCCGAACTCGCCATCGCCCTCAACAGAGCGGAAGAGGAGAATCGCGCGGCCGAAGCGGCGCTCGCCGCCCTCCTCACCCGCGAAGCCGCACTGCGCGCCGAACGGCAGGTGGCGGTCGCCGCCCTCAACGCGGCCCGCAGCCACCAGGCCCGGCTGAACAACGAGCGCGACGGACTGGAGCGGGCGCTGGCGGCGCTTGGCAGCGGCGATGCGCTGGCGGATCAGGTGGCGGCCGCCAAGGCCGCGGTCGAGACTGCGACCGAAGCCGGCGCGGCGGCCGAACAGGCGATCGCAAGCGCCGAGAAGGAGCGGGTCGAGGCCGGAACCGCCCGCGACGCCGCCGACCTCCGCCTGTCCCAGGCTCGCGCGGCGCATGGCGCTGCGACGAGTGAGATCGCCGCCCTCGACCGGGCCCTGTCCTCCGCCCCGGGCCGCGGCGTGCTGGCGCAGCTCACGGTCGCGCCGGGTTTCGAGAAGGCCCTTGCCGCGGCGCTCGGTGACGATCTCGGCGCCCCCGTCGGTGCCGACGGCGATCGCGGCTGGGCGGGGGTGGCGGCCGACGCCGCCGATCCGCCGCTCGCCGACGGGCTCATATCGCTCGCCACCAGGGTCGAGGCGCCGGCCGAGCTTGCCCGCCGCCTCGCCCAGATCGGGGTGGCGGACGCGGACGAGGGGCAACCGCTCAAGGTCGGGCAGCGGCTGGTCACCCGCGAAGGGCGGATGCGGCGCTGGGACGGCTTCGTCAGCAGCGGCACGGGCTCGGCGGCGGCCGAGCGGCTGGAGCGCGCCAACCGCCTCGCCGCCCTGCGCGCCGACCTCCCCGCCCTCGCCCAGGCGCATGACGAGGCCAGGGCCGCGCACGAGCAGGCGGCCGCGCGGGTCGTCGCCGCCGCCCGCGCCATCGACAGTGCGCGCTCGGCGCTGGCCCAGGCCGAAGCACGGCTCCGCCAGGCCCGCCGCGACGAGGATAGCGCCGCCGCCGCCGCCGATCGCCAGGCGCAGCAGCGCGAGTCGCTCGAGAAGCGCCTCACCGAACTCGCCCCGGTCGTTGCGGCCGCCGTTTCCGCCGTCCGCGAAGCCGAAGCCGTCCTCGCCGCCCTTCCTGCCGAAGACCTCCTCGCCGGCGCGGTCGCCGAAGCCCGGGCCGCCGCCGCCGAGCGCGGGCGTCAGCTGGCCGACCGCCGCGCCGACCTCGCCACCGCGGCCCGCGCCGCCGCCGCCGATCGCGACCGCCAGCTCGCCGCCGCGGGCGAGCAGGCGGCGTGGAAGGAACGCGCCGCCGCGGCCGAGCGCCGGGTCGAGGACACCGCTGTCCGCGGAGAGCGCATCGCCGCTGAACGCGCCGCGCTGGAGCAGGAGCCCGAGCGCCTGACCGGCGAAGTCGCGCGAATCGAACAGGCCGCTGCCGGCTCGGGCGCCCTGCTCAGCGCCGCCCTCACCGCCGAGCGGGAGGCGGAGACCGCGCTGGCCGAGGTCGGCGCCGCCCTCGCCCGCGCCAACGAAGCCATGGCTTCCGCCCGCGAGACCCGCGCCGCCGCCGCCGCCCGCGCCGAGGGCCAGGTTGCGCGGCGGATCGAATATGGCCGGGTCTGCGGCGAGAAGTTCGAATGCCCGCCCCCGCTCCTGCCGCAGAAGCTTGGCTTCGATCCCCAGGACCTCACCGATGCCAGCGCCGAAAGCGCCAGCCTCGAGCGCCTTTCCGCCGACCGCGAGCGGATCGGGCCGGTCAACCTCGTCGCCGAACAGGAGCTGGCCGAGCTCGAGGCGGCGCGCCTTCAGGGCGCCGCCGAGCGAGACGAATTGCAGGAAGCCATCCACCGCCTGCGCGGCTCGATCGGCAGCCTCAACCGCGAGGGCCGCGTTCGGCTGCTCGCCGCCTTCGAAGCCGTCGACCGCCACTTCCGCAGCCTCTTCACCACCTTGTTCGACGGCGGGCAGGCCCACCTCGCCCTGATCGACAGCGACGATCCGCTCGAGGCGGGGCTCGAGATCATGGCCCAGCCGCCGGGCAAGCGCCTCACCGCGCTCACCCTCCTCTCGGGCGGCGAGCAGGCGCTGACCGCCGTCGCGCTCATCTTCGCGCTCTTCCTGACCAAGCCCTCGCCCATCTGCGTGCTCGACGAAGTCGACGCGCCGCTGGACGATGCCAATGTCGAGCGCTTCTGCGACCTCCTCGTCCGCATGACCGCCGAGACCGACACGCGCTACCTGATCGTCACCCACAATGCCGTGACCATGAGCCGGATGCACCGGCTCTACGGCGTGACCATGGTCGAGAAGGGCGTCAGCCGGATCGTTTCGGTCGACCTCGGCGGGGCCGAACAGTTGCTCGCCGCCGAATGA